The window ATTTAGCATATCTGAAATTAACTTTCTCATGAAAAATGAGTCATCCGTAACTAACACTTTTATTTTTTGTTGCATGTATTAAGCCTTCCTCTCTAAGAAAAATTGAAACAACTTAGAGACAAAATTTGTATTGTTTTTTTGTGACGAGCTAACTACTAACTGTAAATATCTTTTTGTAATATCATTTATAGCTTTTGATGCAATACATGATGGATAAATAATAGTAAATGGTTTTTGTTCCATTACAGCACTCATGACATACTTATCATCAGGTACGAACCCTAATAAGGTTAAGTCTTTTTTTATAAAACGCTTGGAAACCGTGCTTAAACGTTGAAAAGTTTGAACAGCATTCTTTTCATTAAGTGCTCTATTTATAATTACTTGAAATGGAACATTAATGCTTTGTGCAGCAATTATTTTTAATGCTGAATATGCATCCGTTAGAGAAGTTGGTTCACCAGTAGTGACTAAGAATATTTCATTCATTGATAGTAACAGTTGCAAGTTTTCTTCTGTTATTCCGGCTCCCATATCAAAAATAATATAATCATATTGATTTGTAAGAGTTTGTAATTGAAGTAAAAATGAAATTACTTTATCTTTTTCAACTTGAAAAACGTTCGTTAACCCTGAGCCACCAGCGATAAAAGATAAGTTATGAGGTCCTTTTTGAATCAAATGCTTTAGTTCATAATTATGAAGAAAAAAATCCACAATAGATAGCTTCTGAGTAGAACCTAGAAGGACGTCAATATTAGCCATGCCAATATCTAAATCAATAAGTAAAACAGATTTTCCGTATTTTTGCATTGTTAAGGCGAAGTTTAAAGAAACATTTGACTTCCCGACCCCACCTTTTCCACTTATAACTGCAATTGTATGAGGAAGTCTATCTTCTTTTTTCTCTTTTTTCTTTTTGTTCATATTTTCTCTTAATAAGAACGCCTGGTCTTTCATTATTTTAAACCTTCTTCAATTAAATTCATTACTTTTGACTGTGACATTGGTTGAATATCTTCTGGTACACCTTGGCCGGTTGTAATAAATGCCACACCTTTATTAAATTCTTTCATCATGGCAAACATTGCTCCACTACTTGATGTCTCATCTAATTTTGTGAAAATAAATTGTTCAAAATTCACGTGTGAAAATTGGTTTGCAATTTTTTTCATATCCGTCAGTTTAGAGGTTAAGGATAATACTAAATATGTTTCCACATCGTCATTAAAATTAATAATATTTTTTAAGTCTTGTACATATTTAGCATCTAAGTAGTTTCGACCAGCAGTGTCAATAAATATTAAATCAACATTTTCTAACCTTTTTTTTGCTTTTATAAAATCTTCGGCGTTGTAACACACTTCTAATGGTGCATCAAGTATATTAGCATACGTTTTTAATTGGTCAATCGCTGCAATTCGATACGTATCTGTCGTAATAAAACCTATTTTTTTACCTTCCTTTAATGATACATGTGCAGCAAGTTTTGCTAATGTTGTAGTCTTACCTACTCCTGTAGGACCGACTAAACTAATATATTTCTTTTGAAGCTTTTTCCCACTAAATTCAAGCTTCACCGTTAAAGCATTAAAATGTTCGATAACTTTTTCTTTAATAACATTCTTATTATTTAATTGATCTAATGAACTTACTTCTAAAACATACCCCATCGCTTCTGTAACCATCTCATCTGGAATATCAAATTGTAATAATTTCTTTTCTATTTGAACCATTTCAGTTGACCAGTTACTTTTTTGCTTGTCTAGTTCAAGTTTTTGTATTAGGCTTTTCATTTCTTTTAAGCTATTAGCAATGTCAACATTTTCGTTTATATCACTAATCGGGGGTACTTTATCATAATCAAAATGTTTAGGCCTATTTTCTATATAGTTGTTCTTACTTTTATACTCTTCTTGTTTCACGTTCTCTAATTCATCTATCGCTGCTATTACTTCTACTTGTCTCTTTTTTATAAAACCAAAAAACTTAGTAGAATAAACAGCTTTTGAATTGAGAATGACGGCTTCTTCGCCTAATTCCGTTCGTACTAACTTCATAGCTTCATTCATCGTGTCAGCGGTATATTTCTTCACTTTCATGATTCAACATTCACCACCCCAATACTTTGTACTTCTACGTTTGCTTCTAATTCATTGTAAGATAATACTGGAACATGAGGTAAATATCGTTCAATTAATTGTCTAACATACATTCTTATTGCAGGAGAACATAATACGATAGGCGTTTGTTCATATAATGAAAATTGTTCTAGTTGTGCTGCAAGCGCTTGAACAATTTGCATAGACGTATCAGGATCTAACGCTAAATAGTTTCCGTGTTCCGTTTGTTGTATATGGTCTGCAAAAAGTTTTTCTACTCTGCCTGAGAGTGTGACAACTTTAAAGCTTTCGTTTGGAACAGCATATTGATTAGTAATTTGCTTGTTTAAAGCTTGTCTCACATATTCTGTTAACAAGTCAGTATCAGATGATAGTTTTCCATAATCCGCTAACGTTTCGAAGATGATTGGAAGGTTTCTTATGGAAACATTTTCTTTCAATAACTTAGATAATACTTTTTGTACGTCTCCGATGGAAAGAGGGTTTGGCGTAACCTCTTCTACTAAAATAGGAGCGGACTCTTTTAGATGTTCTATTAGTTGCTTTGTTTCTTGTCTACCTAATAATTCATATGCATGTTGTTTAATTTTTTCCGTAATATGAGTGGACACTACGGATGGAGGATCAACTACTGTATAACCGTACATTTCCGCTTCATCTTTAACGGTTTCTGAAATCCACTTAGCTGGTAATCCAAATGATGGTTCAATAGTATCTATACCTTCTATCGACCCTTCTTCCACGCCTGGGCTCATTGCTAAATAATGATCTAACAATATTTCACCCTTTGCGACTTCACTACCTTTAATTTTCAATCGGTATTCATTAGGTTGAAGCTGAATGTTGTCTCTTATACGAACAACCGGTATAACAATCCCAAGTTCTAAAGCCAATTGCCTTCTAATCATGACAATTCTATCTAACAGGTCTCCACCTTGTTTAGAATCTGCTAAAGGTATTAGTCCATAACCGAATTCGAATTCAATTGGGTCAACTGATAATAAATTAACAACACTTTCTGGACTTTTAAGTTCATCCGTAACCACTTCTTCTTCGGATTCTTCCAAGATGATATCTTCTTTTTCATGACTCTTAGAAATATAGTAACCACCAATAAACAGGACACCCGCAATCGGTGTAGTTAGCATATAGTCAATTGGAGTGGCTATCCCTAATAATAGAATTGCTCCTCCTGCTACATACAACATTTTTGGATAAGCAAAAAGTTGTGCGGTAATATCTGAACCAAGGTTACCGTCTGAAGCTGCTCTTGTTACAACAATACCTGTAGCCGTTGCAATTAATAGTGCTGGAATTTGAGATACAATTCCATCCCCTACCGTTAATAAGGTGAATTTTTGAGCCGATTCAGCAATTGTTAAACCTTGTTGTGCCATACCTACGACTATTCCAAAAATCATGTTTATTAACACAATGATGATCCCTGCTATGGCATCACCTTTTACAAATTTACTAGCTCCATCCATTGCTCCGTAAAAGTCTGCTTCTTTCGAAATTTTCTCACGTCGTTCTCTTGCCTGTGTTTCTGAGATTAACCCAGCATTTAGATCTGCATCAATAGCCATTTGTTTACCTGGCATCGCATCTAATGTAAACCTTGCTGCAACTTCCGAAACACGTTCAGAGCCTTTTGTTATAACAACAAACTGGATAACTACTAAAATAATAAAAACAACTAAACCAACTACTACGTTTCCACTGACAACAAACGTTCCAAACGTTTCTACTACACTACCCGCATCCCCTTCACTTAAAATGGACCTTGTAGTAGAAACGTTTAGTCCTAAACGGTAAAGGGTAAGAAGCAATAGTAACGACGGAAAGATAGAGAACTGTAAAGGCTCATTTACATTCATTGTCGTTAATAACACTATTAAGGCAAGGGAAATATTTACGATAATTAATATACTTAGCATCCATGGTGGAAATGGTACGATTAACATCGCAACTATTAATATAACACTAAGTAATACGGACAAATCTCTTGCTGACATACTTCTACTTCACCCTCAATCTATCAATCAATTCACTTTATTATTCAATTGGTATACATATGCTAAAATTTCTGCGACAGCCGCAAAGAATTCCTCGGGAACAGGGTCACCAATCTCTGCTTGCGCATATAATGCTCGTGCTAACGGCCTGTTTTCAACCGTTGCCACATCGTGTTCAATTGCAATTCCTTTTATCTTTAATGCTACAAAATCGACGCCTTTTGCTATAACATATGGGGCATCCATTTTTCCCTCGTCATATTTTAAGGCGACCGCATAGTGTGTAGGATTTGTGATAATTACATCTGCTTTTGGTACATCTGACATCATTCGTTGCATTGCCATTTCTCTTTGCTTTTGCTTAATCTTAGACTTTATTAATGGGTCACCTTCTGTTTTCTTATACTCATCTTTCACATCGTTTTTGGACATTCTGATATTTTTTTCATAATCATATTTCTGATAGAGGTAATCAAAAACAGATAGAAACAATAGAGCTGCACCAGCAATTAAACCCATTCTCACTGTTAAACTTCCTAAAAACGATAAAGCAGCATGTACGTCTTTTTGAGACAAAACTAAGAGCTCTTCCATGCTTAACCAAAGTAAAGAAAATGTAATCAAACCTACGAAAACAATTTTTAACATTGACTTCACTAATTCTACTATTGCCCTTATAGAATAAATCCTTTTAAATCCTTGTATCGGATCTAGTTTATTTAATTTTATTTGAATTGCTTCTGATGAGAATAACGGTCCAACCTGCATATAATTTCCGATGAATGCACTTAACACAGCTACTAACATAATGGGTCCTATAACGAGTACTAACTGCAATAAAATATCCATAAATATTAAATGGACACCGTCTATTGTCACTTCTTGCAACATGTACACTTGAAATGATTGTTTAAACAAATTCATTATATGTTGTTTCATCCAAGGGCCAATTGCAAAGAAACATAGAAAAACGCCAATTAGTACGAATGCTGTATTTACATCAGAGCTTTTTGCAACTTGCCCTTTTTTTCTCGTTTCTTGCCTTTTCTTTGGCGTTGCTTTTTCTGTTTTTTCTCCTGCGAAAAATTGAAGATCAAGCTTTAAATGAGGATACATTTACATTCCTCCAAGTAAATCCATTAATCCTCTCATCGTGTAGAGCATCATTTCAAATAACTTATAGAAGAGAGAGAATAATATTGTTAAAGATAATAAAATTGCTATAAAACTTACGCCTATTTTTAATGGTAAACCAACTACAAAAACATTTAACTGTGGTACAGTTCTTGCCACAATTCCTAATGCCACATCAACTAAAAACAAAGTACCTACAATTGGTATTGCCAATTGTAGTGCTACAATGAACATCATGTTTATTGTTTTCACTACAAACTCTAGTACATTTTCATCCGATAATGGGATCCATGCTTGTGTAAGCGAAATTAATTGGTAACTATAAAAAATACCGTCTAGCATTAAATGATGGCCATTTATCGCTAAGAGAAGTAATAATGCAAATGTATAAAAGAATTGTCCAATAATTGGGCTTTGTGCCCCTGTTTGTGGATCAATTACATTGGCCATTGCAAAACCCATTTGAAAATCGATAAACCCACCGGCAATTTGGATAGCCGCTATGACGATGTAGGCAATTAAACCGATTAACAAACCTACCATCATTTCTTTAAGAATGAGCAGAATATAGTCACCATCTATTTCCAAAATAGGGAGATCAAAAGATATTGCCATAATTAATGCTAAAAAAAATGCAAAACCTACTTTAAATTGTGCAGGCACACTCCGATAAGAAAAGAGAGGCAAAGTAACAAAGAACGATGATACTCTAATAAAAATTAATAAAAATGCTGGAAAATAGTCTATTATACTCAAAAGATCCATTTATTTAACTCACAAACCTATTAATGTTTCCGAATATTTCCATAGCGTAAGATAACATAGTTGTTAACATCCATGGACCGAAAACAATTAGTCCAATTAACACCGCAACTATTTTTGGAATAAAAGCTAATGTTTGTTCTTGAATTTGCGTTGTCGCTTGGAATATACTAACAGCTAATCCTACGATTAAAGCAAGTAACAACAACGGTGCACTAATTAATAGTATTGTGTAAACTCCCCGTTCCGCTAAGGAAATGACAAATTCTGGAGTCATTTTGCTCACCTACTTTAAAATGATTGCAATAAAGATTTCACGACTAAGTACCATCCATCGACTAAAACAAATAATAGAATCTTAAATGGTAAAGAGATCATTACTGGTGGTAACATCATCATACCCATGGACATTAATACGCTCGCTACTACCATATCAATAACTAAAAAAGGAATAAAAATCATAAATCCTATTTGAAAAGCTGTTTTTAATTCACTTATAGCAAAAGCAGGAACTAAAACGGTCAACGGAATATCTTGAATAGTTTCTGGACGATCCATACCAGCATAGTCCATAAAAAGCGCCAGGTCTTTTTGTCTAGTGTGTTTACTCATAAAATCTTTTAAAGGCATAGATGCTAAGTCATAAGCTTCATCAAGCGTTATTTCTTCATTGAATAATGGTGTCAACGCTTGTTCGTTTATTTCCGCAAATGTTGGAGCCATAATAAAAAAGGTTAAGAATAGTGCTAAACCAATAAGTACTTGGTTTGGAGGCATTTGTTGTGTTGCTAACGATGTTCTTACAAATGAAAGAACAATAATAATTCTAGTAAAGCTTGTCATTAAAATTAAGATGGCTGGAGCAATGGAAAGTACGGTTAGTAAAAGTAAAAGTTGGACAGAGGTAGCCACGGTAGATGGATCATTTCCATTAAATGATTGTAAAAATTCTGTCATAACTACAACTCATCCTTCTTCATTCTATCTAGCTTATTTTTTCTTTCATTGGACAAGTTCTTTAATTGGTCCTTTAACAATGTCGAAAATGTATTCGTTTGTTTTGTTGACTTTTGCTCTTTCCATTTTCCAATTAGTCCAATTAACTGGTCAGAGTTTATTGAACTTTCTATTCTATCTTGATACGCTTTTAAAATAACTTCTTTTTCTTCTTCATCTGTCACTTCTTTTAAAAGTTGAATAGAGTCACTAACCCCTAAGACAAGAATAGAATTCCCAACCTTCACCATTTGCAATGATTTATTACTTCCTAGAGTCGTTCCTCCGACGTTTACGATCGTCTTTTGTGTGTCAAATAGGTTATTCTTTTTGTTAACCAATTTCATTGCCCCGTATATGAGAAATAATACAAAGCCCAATGCTAAAAACATTTTTATAAAATCCCAACCAGAGATAGTGTCTTGTCTATCCGAAAAATTTGTAACAGTTGAATCAGGCTCGTTACACAATTCAGGGTTTTCTAAACATTGCTTCGCATTGTTTGGGACTCCCCCCCCTCCAGCACTGATAACTGTAGGGGAAAAAATGATAAATAATAGTAAAAAAGTGAATAATCTTAATAGATTTACATACAAAGAAAACACCTCTAAGATAGTGTTTTATGAATAGCTTCAATTACTCTATCAGCTTGGAATGGTTTTACAATAAAATCTTTTGCACCAGCTTGAATTGCATCAATAACCATCGCTTGTTGTCCCATCGCTGAACACATGATTACTTTAGCATTCGGGTTTATTTTTTTAATCTCTTTTAAAGCTGTTATACCATCCATTTCAGGCATTGTAATATCCATTGTTACAAGGTCTGGATGGAATTCTTTATATTTATCTATTGCTTGTACTCCATCCGCCGCCTCTGCAACAACATCATAACCATTTTTCGTTAATATATCTTTAATCATCATTCTCATAAATGCCGCATCATCAACTATTAATATTTTGTTACTCATAATTATTCCCCCTAAATCACTTTAACCTTTTTAATCTATCCGTTTGACTAATAATATCTGTTACTCTTACTCCAAAGCTTTCGTCGATTACAACTACTTCCCCTTGAGCAATTAGTTTGTTATTCACTAAGATGTCTACTGGTTCCCCAGCTAGCTTATCAAGCTCTATAATTGAACCTGATGATAAATCTAAAATGTCTTTTACT is drawn from Bacillus alkalisoli and contains these coding sequences:
- the fliR gene encoding flagellar biosynthetic protein FliR, which produces MDLLSIIDYFPAFLLIFIRVSSFFVTLPLFSYRSVPAQFKVGFAFFLALIMAISFDLPILEIDGDYILLILKEMMVGLLIGLIAYIVIAAIQIAGGFIDFQMGFAMANVIDPQTGAQSPIIGQFFYTFALLLLLAINGHHLMLDGIFYSYQLISLTQAWIPLSDENVLEFVVKTINMMFIVALQLAIPIVGTLFLVDVALGIVARTVPQLNVFVVGLPLKIGVSFIAILLSLTILFSLFYKLFEMMLYTMRGLMDLLGGM
- the fliQ gene encoding flagellar biosynthesis protein FliQ — translated: MTPEFVISLAERGVYTILLISAPLLLLALIVGLAVSIFQATTQIQEQTLAFIPKIVAVLIGLIVFGPWMLTTMLSYAMEIFGNINRFVS
- the flhB gene encoding flagellar biosynthesis protein FlhB, which translates into the protein MYPHLKLDLQFFAGEKTEKATPKKRQETRKKGQVAKSSDVNTAFVLIGVFLCFFAIGPWMKQHIMNLFKQSFQVYMLQEVTIDGVHLIFMDILLQLVLVIGPIMLVAVLSAFIGNYMQVGPLFSSEAIQIKLNKLDPIQGFKRIYSIRAIVELVKSMLKIVFVGLITFSLLWLSMEELLVLSQKDVHAALSFLGSLTVRMGLIAGAALLFLSVFDYLYQKYDYEKNIRMSKNDVKDEYKKTEGDPLIKSKIKQKQREMAMQRMMSDVPKADVIITNPTHYAVALKYDEGKMDAPYVIAKGVDFVALKIKGIAIEHDVATVENRPLARALYAQAEIGDPVPEEFFAAVAEILAYVYQLNNKVN
- a CDS encoding flagellar biosynthetic protein FliO; the protein is MYVNLLRLFTFLLLFIIFSPTVISAGGGGVPNNAKQCLENPELCNEPDSTVTNFSDRQDTISGWDFIKMFLALGFVLFLIYGAMKLVNKKNNLFDTQKTIVNVGGTTLGSNKSLQMVKVGNSILVLGVSDSIQLLKEVTDEEEKEVILKAYQDRIESSINSDQLIGLIGKWKEQKSTKQTNTFSTLLKDQLKNLSNERKNKLDRMKKDEL
- the flhA gene encoding flagellar biosynthesis protein FlhA — translated: MSARDLSVLLSVILIVAMLIVPFPPWMLSILIIVNISLALIVLLTTMNVNEPLQFSIFPSLLLLLTLYRLGLNVSTTRSILSEGDAGSVVETFGTFVVSGNVVVGLVVFIILVVIQFVVITKGSERVSEVAARFTLDAMPGKQMAIDADLNAGLISETQARERREKISKEADFYGAMDGASKFVKGDAIAGIIIVLINMIFGIVVGMAQQGLTIAESAQKFTLLTVGDGIVSQIPALLIATATGIVVTRAASDGNLGSDITAQLFAYPKMLYVAGGAILLLGIATPIDYMLTTPIAGVLFIGGYYISKSHEKEDIILEESEEEVVTDELKSPESVVNLLSVDPIEFEFGYGLIPLADSKQGGDLLDRIVMIRRQLALELGIVIPVVRIRDNIQLQPNEYRLKIKGSEVAKGEILLDHYLAMSPGVEEGSIEGIDTIEPSFGLPAKWISETVKDEAEMYGYTVVDPPSVVSTHITEKIKQHAYELLGRQETKQLIEHLKESAPILVEEVTPNPLSIGDVQKVLSKLLKENVSIRNLPIIFETLADYGKLSSDTDLLTEYVRQALNKQITNQYAVPNESFKVVTLSGRVEKLFADHIQQTEHGNYLALDPDTSMQIVQALAAQLEQFSLYEQTPIVLCSPAIRMYVRQLIERYLPHVPVLSYNELEANVEVQSIGVVNVES
- the flhF gene encoding flagellar biosynthesis protein FlhF gives rise to the protein MKVKKYTADTMNEAMKLVRTELGEEAVILNSKAVYSTKFFGFIKKRQVEVIAAIDELENVKQEEYKSKNNYIENRPKHFDYDKVPPISDINENVDIANSLKEMKSLIQKLELDKQKSNWSTEMVQIEKKLLQFDIPDEMVTEAMGYVLEVSSLDQLNNKNVIKEKVIEHFNALTVKLEFSGKKLQKKYISLVGPTGVGKTTTLAKLAAHVSLKEGKKIGFITTDTYRIAAIDQLKTYANILDAPLEVCYNAEDFIKAKKRLENVDLIFIDTAGRNYLDAKYVQDLKNIINFNDDVETYLVLSLTSKLTDMKKIANQFSHVNFEQFIFTKLDETSSSGAMFAMMKEFNKGVAFITTGQGVPEDIQPMSQSKVMNLIEEGLK
- a CDS encoding MinD/ParA family protein, giving the protein MKDQAFLLRENMNKKKKEKKEDRLPHTIAVISGKGGVGKSNVSLNFALTMQKYGKSVLLIDLDIGMANIDVLLGSTQKLSIVDFFLHNYELKHLIQKGPHNLSFIAGGSGLTNVFQVEKDKVISFLLQLQTLTNQYDYIIFDMGAGITEENLQLLLSMNEIFLVTTGEPTSLTDAYSALKIIAAQSINVPFQVIINRALNEKNAVQTFQRLSTVSKRFIKKDLTLLGFVPDDKYVMSAVMEQKPFTIIYPSCIASKAINDITKRYLQLVVSSSQKNNTNFVSKLFQFFLERKA
- a CDS encoding response regulator, yielding MSNKILIVDDAAFMRMMIKDILTKNGYDVVAEAADGVQAIDKYKEFHPDLVTMDITMPEMDGITALKEIKKINPNAKVIMCSAMGQQAMVIDAIQAGAKDFIVKPFQADRVIEAIHKTLS
- the fliP gene encoding flagellar type III secretion system pore protein FliP (The bacterial flagellar biogenesis protein FliP forms a type III secretion system (T3SS)-type pore required for flagellar assembly.); protein product: MTEFLQSFNGNDPSTVATSVQLLLLLTVLSIAPAILILMTSFTRIIIVLSFVRTSLATQQMPPNQVLIGLALFLTFFIMAPTFAEINEQALTPLFNEEITLDEAYDLASMPLKDFMSKHTRQKDLALFMDYAGMDRPETIQDIPLTVLVPAFAISELKTAFQIGFMIFIPFLVIDMVVASVLMSMGMMMLPPVMISLPFKILLFVLVDGWYLVVKSLLQSF